In one window of Lewinellaceae bacterium DNA:
- a CDS encoding ligase-associated DNA damage response exonuclease, which produces MALMTFSDKGFYCPPGDFYIDPWRQVSKAVITHAHSDHARSGHRQYIAQQDSIPLLKLRLGSFIQATGYPYGVPFTIRGVRVSFHPAAHVLGSAQVRLEYKGEVWVVTGDYKLARDPLAGTFEPVPCHTFITECTFGLPIYQWPEPGEVFAGINQWWRQNKEEGRTSILSAYSLGKAQRILCSVDAGIGPIYTHGAIENTHDVIRQMGITLPPTQRITDKTNKKDLTGALVLTPSAGMASNWISRFADPETATASGWMMVRGNRRRQSVDRGFVLSDHADWNALNAVIGELHPEKIFVTHGFTDLFARWLREQGYDADVVRTEYSGENGEPAEEANG; this is translated from the coding sequence ATGGCATTAATGACATTCAGCGATAAGGGTTTCTATTGCCCGCCCGGAGATTTCTACATCGATCCCTGGCGCCAGGTATCCAAAGCAGTGATCACCCACGCCCACTCGGATCATGCCCGCTCCGGCCACCGGCAGTACATCGCCCAGCAGGATTCCATACCGCTGCTCAAATTGCGGCTGGGCTCTTTTATCCAGGCTACCGGATATCCTTACGGTGTTCCATTTACCATCCGTGGTGTCAGGGTTTCTTTTCATCCGGCGGCACATGTCCTTGGCTCAGCACAGGTCCGGCTGGAATACAAAGGTGAAGTGTGGGTGGTGACCGGAGACTACAAACTGGCCCGGGATCCGCTGGCCGGTACGTTCGAACCGGTACCCTGCCATACCTTCATCACCGAATGTACCTTCGGTTTACCCATCTATCAATGGCCCGAGCCTGGTGAGGTTTTTGCCGGTATCAACCAGTGGTGGAGGCAGAATAAAGAAGAAGGAAGGACCTCCATTTTATCGGCATATTCGTTGGGTAAGGCACAGCGTATCCTCTGCAGTGTGGATGCCGGGATCGGTCCCATCTATACACATGGAGCCATCGAGAACACCCATGATGTGATCCGCCAGATGGGCATTACATTGCCCCCGACACAGCGCATTACAGATAAAACCAACAAAAAAGACCTGACCGGGGCCCTGGTCCTCACCCCATCTGCGGGAATGGCGTCCAACTGGATTAGCCGGTTTGCCGATCCGGAGACGGCCACCGCATCAGGCTGGATGATGGTCCGTGGCAACCGCCGCCGGCAAAGCGTGGATCGCGGATTTGTCCTTTCCGATCATGCCGATTGGAATGCCTTGAATGCCGTGATCGGCGAACTGCATCCGGAGAAGATCTTCGTCACCCACGGGTTTACGGATTTGTTCGCCCGCTGGCTGCGGGAACAGGGTTACGATGCCGATGTGGTGCGCACCGAGTATTCCGGGGAAAATGGAGAGCCGGCGGAGGAGGCCAACGGATGA
- a CDS encoding ATP-dependent DNA ligase, with protein MKLFAKLYRDLDQTTSTNRKLEALAEYFRTAPHEDALWTIALFSHRRPRRTVTTTLLRLWAAESAGIPLWLFEASYDMVGDLAEAIALVTPPPERSETVRTLKDWIRFMQDLKDVDEEAKRKAIIEAWSQLEQDERFLFNKLLTGGFRIGVSQQMVTKALAQVLDMEENALAHRLMGDWTPDNTTWDALFHSDSALDDHSKPFPFYLAYALEGAPQELGSLSGWAAERKWDGIRGQYIHRGSNWFLWSRGEELITGKFPELDILRQVLPPGTVLDGEIMPWKDEKPLPFADLQKRIGRKNVSKKLMTEIPVIFKAYDLLEWESKDIRERPYRERREILDPLIEQIPAGFPIRLSPIVTAENWEELSAIRSRAREEHCEGLMLKRMDSAYGTGRKKGDWWKWKIDPLTIDAVMIYAQRGHGRRASLFTDFTFAVLDGEQLIPFTKAYSGLTDAEFAEVNVFIRDNTLERFGPVSVVKPELVFEIAFEGIQASSRHKSGIALRFPRIKRWRKDKVRKEANTFEDLRWMLERYG; from the coding sequence ATGAAGCTGTTTGCCAAACTTTACCGGGACCTGGATCAGACCACCAGCACCAACCGCAAGCTGGAGGCACTGGCTGAATATTTTCGAACTGCACCTCATGAGGACGCGTTGTGGACCATTGCCCTGTTCTCCCACCGCCGGCCCCGCCGTACCGTGACCACGACCTTATTGCGTTTGTGGGCTGCTGAATCTGCCGGTATTCCCTTGTGGCTTTTTGAAGCCAGTTACGACATGGTAGGTGATCTGGCGGAAGCCATTGCGCTGGTTACCCCGCCGCCGGAACGAAGCGAAACGGTGCGAACCCTGAAAGACTGGATACGCTTCATGCAGGATCTCAAGGATGTTGATGAAGAGGCCAAGCGAAAGGCTATCATCGAAGCGTGGAGTCAACTGGAACAGGATGAACGGTTCCTGTTCAATAAACTGCTCACCGGAGGCTTCCGGATCGGTGTCTCTCAACAGATGGTGACAAAGGCGCTGGCGCAGGTATTGGATATGGAAGAGAATGCACTAGCTCACCGGCTGATGGGTGACTGGACACCGGATAATACAACCTGGGATGCATTATTCCATAGCGACTCTGCCCTTGATGATCACTCCAAGCCTTTTCCGTTTTACCTGGCCTATGCCCTGGAAGGAGCACCACAGGAGTTGGGATCCTTGTCCGGATGGGCGGCCGAACGAAAATGGGACGGCATCAGGGGGCAATATATTCATCGTGGCAGCAACTGGTTTTTATGGTCCCGTGGCGAGGAGTTGATCACCGGTAAATTTCCTGAACTGGATATCCTCCGACAGGTATTGCCTCCGGGTACGGTCCTGGACGGTGAGATCATGCCCTGGAAAGATGAAAAACCCTTACCGTTTGCCGACCTGCAGAAACGTATCGGGAGGAAGAATGTCTCTAAGAAATTGATGACGGAGATACCGGTCATCTTCAAAGCGTATGACCTGCTGGAGTGGGAGAGCAAGGACATCCGGGAGCGTCCTTACCGGGAGCGACGGGAAATCCTGGATCCTTTGATTGAGCAAATACCAGCTGGATTTCCTATCCGTTTATCGCCTATCGTCACCGCAGAGAACTGGGAAGAGCTTTCCGCGATCCGGTCGCGTGCCCGTGAAGAACACTGTGAAGGACTGATGCTCAAGCGGATGGATTCTGCCTATGGCACCGGAAGGAAGAAGGGCGACTGGTGGAAGTGGAAGATCGATCCGCTCACCATCGATGCGGTGATGATCTATGCCCAGCGAGGTCATGGCCGCCGTGCCAGCCTCTTCACCGACTTCACCTTTGCCGTCCTCGATGGCGAGCAGCTCATCCCCTTCACCAAGGCCTACTCCGGCCTCACCGATGCCGAGTTTGCTGAGGTCAATGTTTTCATCCGCGACAATACCCTGGAGCGCTTTGGGCCCGTCTCCGTCGTCAAGCCCGAGCTGGTCTTCGAGATCGCCTTCGAAGGCATCCAGGCCTCCAGCCGCCACAAGTCGGGCATCGCCTTGCGCTTCCCGAGGATCAAAAGGTGGCGGAAGGATAAGGTGAGGAAAGAAGCGAATACTTTTGAAGATTTGCGGTGGATGTTGGAAAGGTACGGGTAG
- a CDS encoding response regulator, with product MHRWIALLLWYCLCSPGTTLTGQTRIYKFDEIPEEQGFSDIATVASFQDSYGYIWFGGYSGLSRFDGYETKWYYNDPNDSLSIIDNKINDIAEDSLGNLWIVTQNGLSYYQRDKNQFIQYSNSKIGLKDYNEEIYFVYISKKGEVLFLSWTNLFQFNNSNNRIEKILTTEILADSLRIGNEKIFEYENSLYCTLYRGVKKIDLNKKLLITDSIFDALNNYHFLQPVKKRFSSNELLEFFSFDGFVSGNPNSNKWDFYPKPLVRFNDIGYSATNNNHYWIGVDEELIIFSSISKSFQTIKYVDGFRFSMKGGTISNLMFDLNRNLWVETVNGVSILKNNSNNIIKSFDCEYTRKVNNAYYVRSSVPIGQNKFLMAEGSELIQFSPNSNQIRPFLPKIQNKVTQKLKSVLCFLRDCEGRLWMGGDLGVIIYDEKTKSLKSYLTGPKDSINYYLRKVKDIYEDSQGNIWLASWDHGLGMLKQGANSFIHYLPNNAMRKIFEDSKGNLWFGSREGVYKKPKEKDTFIKYTHDNDVTGSIGENTGFSFFEDSAGYVYVGTYGGGLNIYDPSTDAFRIVGEKEGLANNNIFAIFPDHHGNIWLCTFRGWSRYNLKTGAIRNYNSKDGFYNPEFDAFGSCQDPETGYILSEGTIGFDYFNPDDFQDDTIVPQLVFTDLQIFNRSVSIARNEHQLHNRDTFYLPQSLDYTTSITLPYHFNVITLTYAGLHYTNPGRIKYAHYLDGFQNDWQYVGSQRSATYTNLNPGHYTFHVKAANPDGVWNEEGRTLKITILPPWWRTWWAYTLYGVAVLLLLTGIYLFQRRRWLLKAQLAAEKQEADRLKELDGIKTALYTNITHEFRTPLTVILGLTNIIREQFPLLEQKQIFEHLQTIDRNGNNLLQLVNQMLDLAKLEAGKLVLDPVQDDIGAFTKYLTESFHSLAEQKNIRLQCSIPATPILVDFDPLRYQQIVQNLISNAIKFTPDDGNVSVRITEADQEIRLSVADDGIGIAPESLPHLFDRFFQVESSATRRGEGTGIGLALTKELVQVMHGDIMVESNLGEGTAFTVKIPITRQAPKRSAWTALPSFGPLASEFAVSSGPHANEIKVDQALSRILIIEDNTDVRAYLRSCLPEQYHVQEAVNGKAGVEKAIEQVPDLVISDVMMPEMDGFEVCTTLKNDERTSHIPVILLTAKADDASRMSGYRKGADAYLIKPFNREELLVRMEQMLALRKKLQDRYAYFDPGIMIRKEEEFQQEDAFITKIRQTVLEHLEDPNFAIPQLCQSLLVSRTQLHNKLVALTGRSTSHVIRTIRLQKGKELLLQSDRQVADVAYSVGFSDPNYFSRCYHEEYGVTPSEDRS from the coding sequence ATGCATCGCTGGATAGCTCTATTGCTATGGTACTGCCTCTGTAGCCCGGGTACTACACTTACCGGGCAAACCAGGATTTATAAGTTTGATGAGATACCGGAGGAGCAGGGCTTCTCTGATATAGCAACTGTTGCATCATTCCAAGATTCTTACGGATATATTTGGTTTGGCGGGTATTCAGGCTTGTCAAGATTCGATGGTTACGAAACCAAATGGTACTATAACGATCCGAATGACTCACTTTCAATAATCGACAATAAAATCAATGATATAGCAGAAGATAGCTTAGGAAATTTATGGATAGTAACTCAAAATGGTTTAAGCTATTATCAACGAGATAAAAATCAATTTATACAATATAGCAATTCTAAAATTGGATTGAAAGACTATAATGAAGAAATATATTTCGTATATATTTCAAAAAAAGGTGAAGTATTATTCTTGAGTTGGACGAATTTATTTCAATTTAATAATTCCAATAATAGAATTGAAAAAATTCTTACTACAGAAATTCTGGCAGATAGTTTGCGAATTGGGAATGAAAAGATATTTGAATACGAAAACTCATTGTATTGTACATTATATCGAGGAGTAAAAAAAATTGACTTGAACAAAAAACTACTGATTACAGATTCAATATTTGATGCTTTAAACAATTATCATTTTCTTCAGCCAGTAAAAAAAAGATTTTCCAGTAATGAATTATTGGAATTCTTTTCTTTTGATGGTTTTGTCAGCGGCAATCCAAATTCAAATAAATGGGATTTTTATCCCAAGCCATTGGTTCGTTTTAATGATATAGGTTATAGTGCAACGAATAATAATCATTACTGGATTGGCGTTGATGAGGAATTAATTATTTTTTCTTCAATCAGTAAGTCATTTCAAACAATAAAATATGTTGATGGATTCAGGTTTAGCATGAAAGGAGGCACCATTTCAAACCTAATGTTTGATCTAAATAGGAATTTATGGGTTGAAACAGTCAATGGAGTGTCTATTCTAAAAAATAATTCTAATAACATCATTAAGTCCTTTGATTGTGAATATACCAGAAAGGTAAATAACGCATATTATGTTAGGTCCTCTGTTCCAATTGGTCAGAATAAGTTTCTGATGGCCGAAGGTTCTGAATTAATTCAGTTTTCTCCAAATTCAAATCAAATCAGACCATTTTTACCGAAAATACAAAATAAGGTTACTCAAAAACTAAAATCCGTATTATGTTTTCTTAGAGATTGTGAAGGTAGGCTATGGATGGGCGGTGATCTGGGAGTGATAATTTATGATGAGAAAACCAAGAGTTTAAAGTCATATTTAACAGGTCCGAAAGACTCCATAAATTATTATTTACGAAAAGTCAAAGATATTTATGAAGATAGTCAAGGTAATATTTGGCTTGCCAGTTGGGATCATGGTTTAGGAATGTTGAAGCAAGGTGCTAATTCTTTCATCCACTACTTACCAAATAATGCAATGCGAAAAATCTTTGAAGATTCGAAAGGGAATCTCTGGTTTGGCAGCCGGGAAGGTGTCTACAAAAAGCCAAAAGAAAAAGATACATTTATTAAATATACTCACGATAATGATGTAACTGGTTCCATTGGAGAAAACACCGGATTTAGTTTCTTTGAAGACTCCGCTGGTTATGTTTATGTTGGCACTTATGGCGGTGGCCTGAATATTTATGATCCGTCAACGGATGCATTTAGAATAGTTGGAGAAAAAGAAGGCTTAGCGAATAACAATATTTTTGCCATTTTCCCGGATCACCACGGAAATATCTGGCTTTGCACCTTCCGGGGCTGGAGTCGGTACAATCTGAAGACCGGTGCCATTCGCAATTACAACAGCAAGGATGGCTTCTACAATCCTGAATTCGATGCCTTTGGATCGTGTCAGGATCCGGAGACGGGATATATCCTCTCTGAAGGAACGATAGGCTTTGATTATTTTAATCCGGATGATTTTCAGGATGACACCATCGTTCCTCAGTTGGTATTCACCGATTTGCAAATTTTCAACCGGTCCGTTTCTATAGCAAGGAATGAACACCAGCTCCACAATCGTGACACCTTTTACTTGCCCCAATCGCTCGACTACACCACCTCCATCACCCTGCCCTACCATTTCAACGTCATTACCCTGACCTATGCGGGCCTGCATTATACCAATCCGGGCCGCATCAAGTACGCCCATTACCTGGATGGATTTCAAAATGACTGGCAATACGTGGGCAGCCAGCGTTCCGCCACGTATACCAACCTCAATCCCGGACATTATACCTTCCATGTCAAAGCCGCTAACCCGGACGGTGTCTGGAACGAAGAAGGGCGCACCCTGAAGATCACCATCCTGCCACCCTGGTGGAGGACCTGGTGGGCTTATACACTCTACGGAGTCGCCGTGCTGCTCTTGTTAACCGGCATCTACCTTTTTCAGCGACGTCGGTGGCTGCTCAAAGCACAACTGGCAGCTGAAAAACAGGAAGCAGACCGGCTGAAAGAATTGGACGGCATCAAAACCGCTCTGTACACCAACATAACCCATGAGTTCCGCACGCCGCTGACGGTCATCCTGGGTTTGACCAACATCATCCGGGAGCAATTTCCCCTGCTGGAACAAAAGCAGATCTTCGAACACCTGCAGACCATCGATCGTAATGGGAACAATTTACTGCAACTGGTCAACCAGATGCTGGATCTGGCCAAGCTCGAAGCCGGAAAACTGGTCCTGGATCCGGTACAGGACGATATCGGTGCCTTCACCAAATACCTGACCGAGTCGTTTCATTCGCTGGCGGAGCAGAAAAACATCCGGCTGCAATGCAGCATCCCTGCAACGCCAATATTGGTTGATTTTGATCCCCTGCGTTATCAACAGATCGTGCAAAACCTGATCTCCAACGCAATCAAATTCACCCCCGATGATGGAAATGTATCGGTGAGGATCACCGAAGCAGATCAAGAAATTCGGTTGTCGGTGGCGGACGATGGTATAGGCATCGCACCGGAAAGCCTCCCACATCTGTTTGACCGGTTTTTCCAGGTGGAGTCCAGTGCTACCCGCCGGGGAGAAGGAACCGGTATCGGCCTGGCCCTCACCAAAGAACTGGTCCAGGTGATGCATGGTGACATTATGGTTGAAAGCAACCTTGGGGAGGGAACAGCATTCACCGTGAAAATACCAATCACGCGACAAGCACCGAAGCGGTCCGCCTGGACCGCCCTGCCATCCTTTGGACCGCTGGCCTCAGAATTTGCTGTCTCCTCCGGTCCTCATGCAAATGAAATAAAGGTTGATCAGGCCCTCTCCCGCATTCTGATCATTGAAGATAATACCGATGTCCGCGCATACCTGCGATCCTGTTTGCCTGAACAATACCACGTCCAGGAGGCTGTAAATGGCAAAGCCGGCGTGGAAAAAGCCATCGAACAAGTGCCCGATCTGGTTATCAGCGATGTCATGATGCCTGAAATGGATGGCTTTGAAGTATGCACCACGCTGAAAAATGATGAAAGGACCAGTCATATTCCCGTGATCCTGCTAACCGCCAAGGCAGATGATGCCTCCCGAATGTCCGGATACCGGAAAGGAGCCGATGCCTACCTGATCAAACCATTCAACCGTGAAGAACTGCTGGTTCGTATGGAGCAGATGCTGGCCCTCCGCAAGAAGCTCCAGGACCGCTATGCCTATTTCGATCCGGGGATCATGATACGGAAAGAGGAAGAATTTCAACAAGAGGATGCCTTCATCACGAAAATTCGCCAGACCGTGCTGGAGCACCTGGAGGACCCGAACTTTGCCATCCCTCAATTGTGTCAGTCTCTGCTCGTCAGCCGTACCCAGTTGCACAATAAGTTGGTGGCGCTCACCGGAAGATCCACCTCCCATGTGATCCGCACCATCCGGCTACAGAAAGGGAAGGAATTATTGCTGCAATCCGACCGGCAGGTGGCAGACGTCGCCTACTCGGTGGGCTTCAGCGATCCCAATTATTTCAGCAGGTGCTACCATGAGGAATATGGCGTGACGCCGTCGGAAGACAGGAGTTGA
- a CDS encoding pseudouridine-5'-phosphate glycosidase translates to MYFTIMNIKIDLPSSLPPVALESTLLCHGLPWPANYELALEINSILAEEGATPAVVALIDGLVRVGLSDTELENLCREGSKAVKVAARDMPYVLATRHLGATTVSATMWAAAKAGIRLFATGGIGGVHRDGENSMDISADLVELARTPVAVVSSGAKSILDLCRTLEYLETMGVPVVGYRTDTFPAFYVPHSPYALSCRINDAKLLAAVIRQQDSLGLPSGMLIANPIPAGYAIPAVTMETWIEEALEAAAADRITGKAVTPYLLAYLHRISQGKTVEANKALVLDNVRLAARIAKHYATLH, encoded by the coding sequence ATGTATTTTACAATCATGAATATCAAAATTGACCTTCCATCAAGTCTTCCACCGGTTGCCCTCGAGTCGACACTTTTATGTCATGGGCTCCCCTGGCCGGCCAATTATGAACTGGCACTTGAGATCAACAGCATCCTTGCTGAAGAAGGAGCCACTCCAGCAGTAGTCGCTCTCATCGATGGCCTGGTGCGAGTGGGACTGAGCGACACTGAACTGGAAAACCTGTGCCGCGAAGGAAGTAAAGCAGTAAAGGTAGCGGCGCGCGACATGCCCTATGTACTGGCTACCAGGCATCTTGGGGCAACGACTGTTTCGGCGACCATGTGGGCGGCAGCAAAGGCGGGGATCCGGCTCTTTGCCACGGGCGGTATAGGTGGTGTGCATCGCGATGGAGAGAATAGTATGGATATCTCTGCCGACCTGGTCGAATTGGCGCGCACGCCGGTGGCGGTAGTGAGTTCTGGCGCCAAATCGATCCTGGACCTGTGCCGCACCCTGGAATACCTGGAGACGATGGGCGTTCCGGTAGTTGGCTACCGCACGGACACCTTTCCGGCCTTTTATGTACCGCATTCACCCTATGCATTGTCCTGTCGCATAAATGATGCAAAACTGCTGGCAGCGGTGATCCGACAACAGGACAGTTTAGGTTTACCATCCGGCATGCTGATAGCCAACCCGATCCCTGCCGGATACGCCATCCCGGCAGTAACCATGGAGACCTGGATCGAAGAGGCCCTGGAAGCAGCGGCTGCGGACCGGATCACCGGTAAAGCGGTCACCCCCTATTTATTGGCCTATCTGCACCGTATTTCCCAGGGTAAAACGGTGGAGGCGAACAAAGCGCTGGTTTTGGACAATGTCCGGCTGGCAGCCAGGATAGCAAAACATTATGCGACGCTGCATTAA
- a CDS encoding DASS family sodium-coupled anion symporter, with protein sequence MKFGASTIGLILGPLLFILVLTNFHPEGLSEAGVAVLACTLWVAVWWITEAIPIAVTSLLPIVLFPLTGALDLKATSTSFGHPYVFLYMGGFFIAIAIEKWNLHRRIALNIIRMIGTNTTRIILGFMLATAFLSMWISNTATAVMMLPIGMAIIAQLKDNPETSEDENAIFGKALMLSVAYSASIGGIATLIGTPPNLVLAGVLKNMYGVELTFATWLKFGLPISILMLLICWIYLTRFAFTFRDKSFPGGREEIRRQLKRLGKISYEEKSVLAVFLVTAFAWITRSFLLTRFLPGLDDTIIAIAAAVVLFLLPNKDRSRSILRWEEAVKLPWGIILLFGSGMAIAEGFTSTGLAEWIGNHLTLLHGIAMLILVLILIAAVNFLTEITSNLATTAMLLPILAPMALSIDVHPYILMVSATVAASCAFMLPVATPPNAVVFGSGYLRIPDMVRTGIWMNILSIVLLTIIVYFFLPLLWGFDPGTFPEAWK encoded by the coding sequence ATGAAATTTGGCGCCTCAACCATCGGTTTGATCCTCGGTCCACTCCTGTTTATTTTGGTCCTCACCAATTTTCACCCGGAAGGATTGTCCGAAGCGGGGGTAGCGGTCCTGGCTTGTACCCTGTGGGTCGCCGTCTGGTGGATCACGGAGGCAATACCCATTGCGGTTACCTCCCTGTTGCCGATCGTGCTCTTTCCGCTCACCGGAGCGCTGGATCTGAAAGCAACTTCCACCTCCTTTGGGCATCCCTATGTCTTTTTGTATATGGGCGGTTTTTTTATCGCCATCGCCATCGAAAAGTGGAACTTGCATCGCCGCATCGCCCTCAATATCATCCGGATGATCGGGACCAATACCACCCGCATCATCCTGGGATTCATGCTGGCCACGGCTTTCCTCTCGATGTGGATTTCCAATACCGCCACTGCGGTCATGATGTTGCCGATCGGTATGGCCATCATCGCCCAGCTGAAAGACAACCCGGAGACTTCCGAGGATGAAAATGCCATCTTCGGCAAGGCACTGATGCTATCGGTGGCTTATTCGGCTTCCATCGGCGGCATCGCCACACTGATCGGGACGCCTCCCAACCTGGTTCTGGCCGGCGTACTAAAGAATATGTACGGGGTGGAACTCACTTTTGCCACCTGGCTTAAATTCGGATTGCCGATCTCGATTCTGATGCTGCTGATCTGCTGGATCTACCTGACCCGGTTTGCCTTCACTTTCCGCGATAAATCGTTTCCCGGCGGCCGTGAGGAGATCCGCCGGCAATTGAAGCGTCTGGGCAAAATAAGCTATGAAGAGAAAAGCGTGCTGGCTGTTTTCCTGGTTACTGCATTTGCGTGGATCACCCGCTCGTTTTTATTGACCCGGTTTTTACCTGGTCTAGACGACACGATCATCGCCATTGCAGCAGCAGTGGTACTCTTTTTATTACCTAATAAGGACCGTAGTCGCAGTATACTACGATGGGAAGAAGCGGTAAAATTACCCTGGGGCATCATTTTGCTCTTTGGTAGCGGTATGGCCATTGCAGAAGGGTTTACATCCACCGGTCTGGCGGAATGGATAGGCAACCATTTGACACTGCTGCATGGCATAGCCATGCTGATTTTGGTGCTGATCCTGATCGCTGCCGTCAATTTCCTGACAGAGATCACCTCCAATCTGGCGACCACAGCCATGCTCCTGCCCATCCTGGCCCCCATGGCTTTAAGTATCGACGTGCATCCCTATATTCTGATGGTGTCAGCGACCGTTGCGGCATCCTGTGCTTTCATGTTGCCGGTGGCTACGCCACCCAATGCGGTCGTCTTTGGTTCCGGTTATTTGCGGATTCCGGATATGGTGCGTACCGGTATCTGGATGAATATTTTATCCATCGTATTGCTAACGATCATTGTATATTTCTTTCTTCCCTTGTTATGGGGATTTGACCCGGGGACATTCCCTGAAGCATGGAAGTAG
- a CDS encoding aminotransferase class I/II-fold pyridoxal phosphate-dependent enzyme has protein sequence MTHWRDTKLPGIGTTIFTRISRQAKELGAINLSQGFPDFMPDEDLLHLTHQAMLEGANQYAPLAGVPELLQVIHDHLHTTYGVNYDPHNEITITAGATQAIYTALSTLVYPGDEVLFFEPVFDSYRPAILTHLGVPVPIVLEPPFGSLDWDQIRAAITPRSRGIIINSPHNPSGYVWTDEDYRELEKIAQQHDLWVISDEVYEHLVYDGARHLTALAYEGLRDRCLTCFSFGKSLHVTGWKIGYVVATETLTARFRQVHQFTVFVVNHPAQAGIAKYVAKHHPFKQLAPFFEKKRDLLMEQLAPTPFRVIPTQGTYFMVADYSAISDLPDEEFVLWLMENYGIATIPMSAFYTAPNDLRLVRFCFAKKAETLLEAGRRLHALG, from the coding sequence ATGACCCACTGGCGGGACACCAAATTACCCGGGATCGGCACCACCATTTTTACCCGTATTTCCCGCCAGGCGAAGGAACTTGGTGCCATCAATCTCTCCCAGGGCTTTCCTGACTTTATGCCGGACGAAGACCTCCTTCATCTCACGCATCAGGCCATGCTTGAGGGTGCTAACCAGTATGCTCCGCTGGCAGGGGTTCCGGAACTGCTGCAAGTCATCCATGATCATCTGCATACCACCTATGGGGTGAATTACGATCCACACAATGAAATTACGATAACCGCCGGCGCTACCCAGGCTATTTATACCGCACTGAGCACCCTGGTTTATCCCGGTGATGAGGTTCTCTTCTTCGAACCGGTATTTGATTCATACCGTCCGGCAATCCTTACTCATCTCGGCGTTCCGGTACCCATTGTCCTTGAGCCTCCCTTTGGATCTCTGGACTGGGACCAGATCCGGGCTGCCATCACCCCTCGCAGCCGGGGTATCATCATCAACTCTCCGCATAATCCTTCCGGATATGTATGGACCGACGAGGACTACCGCGAGCTGGAAAAGATCGCCCAACAACATGACTTATGGGTGATCAGTGATGAGGTGTATGAACATCTGGTTTACGATGGTGCCCGCCATTTGACTGCACTGGCTTATGAGGGGCTTCGTGACCGTTGCCTGACCTGTTTTTCGTTTGGAAAAAGCCTCCATGTCACCGGGTGGAAGATCGGTTATGTTGTTGCCACCGAAACCCTCACCGCTCGCTTCAGGCAGGTACATCAGTTTACCGTCTTCGTGGTCAACCATCCGGCTCAGGCCGGCATAGCAAAATATGTCGCCAAGCACCATCCCTTTAAGCAGCTGGCACCCTTCTTCGAAAAGAAGCGGGACTTGCTGATGGAGCAGCTTGCTCCAACTCCTTTTAGGGTGATACCTACGCAGGGCACCTATTTCATGGTTGCCGACTATAGTGCCATAAGTGACCTCCCGGATGAAGAATTTGTTCTTTGGCTGATGGAGAACTATGGCATTGCAACCATCCCAATGTCTGCATTTTATACTGCACCAAATGATCTGCGCCTGGTACGATTCTGTTTTGCCAAAAAGGCGGAGACCCTGCTGGAAGCAGGACGACGGCTACACGCCCTCGGATAG
- a CDS encoding 4a-hydroxytetrahydrobiopterin dehydratase, giving the protein MDWKETPKSLHAEFAFVDFAEAFSFMTEIAFHAEKANHHPDWSNSWNQVTIDLSTHDAGNIVTEKDRKLAAVISKVYQKYQQAHKS; this is encoded by the coding sequence ATGGACTGGAAAGAAACACCAAAAAGCCTGCATGCCGAATTTGCATTCGTGGACTTCGCTGAGGCCTTCTCGTTTATGACTGAAATAGCCTTCCACGCGGAGAAAGCCAATCACCATCCGGATTGGAGCAACTCCTGGAATCAGGTCACTATAGACCTTAGTACCCATGACGCCGGAAATATCGTCACCGAGAAAGACCGCAAACTGGCAGCTGTCATATCCAAAGTATATCAGAAATACCAACAAGCCCACAAATCATGA